A stretch of the Poseidonibacter antarcticus genome encodes the following:
- the rbbA gene encoding ribosome-associated ATPase/putative transporter RbbA, with protein sequence MNTVAKLSHVTHRYGKDIAIDDISLDIPSGCMLGLIGPDGVGKSSVLALISGVRKLQSGNIQVLDVDINNKKQRNNICPRIAYMPQGLGKNLYMSLSVYENIEFFARLFEQDKKQRTARIEMLLESTGLLNFKNRPAGKLSGGMKQKLGLCCALIHDPDLLILDEPTTGVDPLSRRQFWTLIDKIRSNRKDMSVLVATAYMEEAQQFDYLIAMDDGKVLYTGSPKTLKEQTKSDDLDAAFIALLPEEKRSNHKKLVVPPYKDNQSDYAIVAENLTMKFGDFTAVDHVNFKIRKGEIFGFLGSNGCGKTTTMKMLTGLIAPSEGKAWLFGKAANSRDLEIRKNVGFMTQAFSLYSELTVYQNLLLHAQLFHIEKEKIEPRIEEMLVRFDLEEYKKSFASSLPLGIRQRLSLAVAVIHKPQMLILDEPTSGVDPISRDNFWELLIDLARNDGVTIFISTHFMNEGERCDRISLMHQGKVLDSDTPKALTLKRGKDKLEDAFIEYLEEASQEKITNTEVKISQTSQSKQTKRKYFSFDRLFGYSYRESLELIRDPIRLTFALVGMIFLLFIMGYGITMDVEDLHFSALDNDKSPQSRDYIQNISGSRYFIEQKELSSQSELDLRMKSGELAVAIVIPPGFGKKLLRGESVEVSAWVDGAMPFRAETISGYLLGMHYDYIQKLVMQTYGITPALSSANIEMRYWYNPDFKSIFAMVPAVIPILLIFVPAILMALSVVREKEMGSITNFYATPVTKLEFLIGKQLPYILVSMIGFFGLLCLAVWVFAVPIKGSLITFSFAALLYIITTTGLGLLISSFAKTQIAALAGTAILTLIPTINFSGLKDPVSSLEGIGAIIGAIFPVTYFINISRGLFSKAVEISALYHDLLALFIAIIIITLSSILLLKKQEL encoded by the coding sequence ATGAACACTGTAGCCAAACTAAGCCATGTAACACACCGTTATGGTAAAGATATAGCTATTGATGATATTAGCTTAGATATTCCATCTGGTTGTATGCTTGGATTAATTGGACCAGATGGTGTTGGTAAATCTTCAGTCTTAGCTCTTATTTCAGGAGTTAGAAAACTACAAAGTGGAAATATTCAAGTATTAGATGTTGATATTAATAATAAAAAACAAAGAAATAATATTTGTCCAAGAATTGCATATATGCCACAAGGACTTGGTAAAAACCTTTATATGTCACTTTCTGTTTATGAAAATATTGAGTTTTTTGCACGTCTTTTTGAACAAGATAAAAAACAAAGAACTGCCAGAATTGAAATGCTACTTGAAAGTACAGGTCTTTTAAACTTCAAAAATAGACCAGCAGGAAAACTTTCAGGTGGAATGAAACAAAAGCTAGGACTTTGTTGCGCACTTATTCATGACCCTGATTTACTAATACTAGATGAACCAACTACAGGAGTTGACCCACTTTCACGTAGACAATTTTGGACACTTATAGATAAAATACGTAGCAATAGAAAAGATATGAGTGTTTTAGTTGCTACTGCTTATATGGAAGAAGCCCAACAGTTTGATTATCTTATTGCAATGGATGATGGAAAAGTGCTTTATACAGGTAGCCCAAAAACATTAAAAGAACAAACAAAAAGTGATGATCTTGATGCTGCTTTTATAGCCCTACTTCCAGAGGAAAAACGCTCAAATCATAAAAAGCTTGTAGTTCCTCCTTATAAAGATAATCAATCTGACTATGCTATAGTTGCTGAAAATTTAACTATGAAATTTGGTGATTTTACAGCAGTTGACCATGTTAATTTCAAAATTAGAAAAGGTGAAATATTTGGATTTTTAGGCTCAAATGGTTGTGGAAAAACTACTACAATGAAAATGCTTACAGGACTTATTGCACCAAGTGAAGGGAAAGCATGGTTATTTGGAAAAGCTGCTAATAGTCGGGATTTAGAAATTCGTAAAAATGTTGGATTTATGACACAAGCTTTTTCTCTTTACTCTGAATTAACTGTTTATCAAAATCTTCTTTTACATGCACAACTTTTTCATATAGAAAAGGAAAAAATAGAGCCTAGAATAGAAGAAATGTTAGTACGTTTTGATTTAGAAGAATATAAAAAAAGTTTTGCTTCTAGTTTACCACTTGGTATTAGACAGCGTTTATCTTTGGCTGTTGCAGTAATTCATAAACCGCAAATGCTTATTCTTGATGAACCAACTTCAGGAGTTGACCCAATTTCACGTGATAACTTTTGGGAATTATTAATTGATTTAGCAAGAAATGATGGTGTTACTATTTTTATTTCAACACACTTTATGAATGAAGGTGAGCGTTGTGATCGAATATCATTGATGCACCAAGGTAAAGTTCTTGATAGTGATACACCAAAAGCACTTACTTTAAAAAGAGGGAAAGATAAGCTTGAAGATGCATTTATTGAATATCTTGAAGAAGCTAGTCAAGAGAAAATAACAAATACCGAAGTTAAAATCTCACAAACAAGTCAAAGTAAACAAACTAAAAGAAAATATTTTAGTTTTGATAGACTCTTTGGATATAGCTATAGAGAATCTTTAGAACTAATTCGTGATCCAATACGTTTGACGTTTGCACTTGTAGGAATGATATTTTTACTCTTTATTATGGGTTATGGTATTACTATGGATGTAGAGGACTTACATTTTTCAGCACTTGATAATGATAAAAGTCCACAAAGTAGAGACTATATTCAAAATATTTCTGGTTCGCGTTATTTTATTGAACAAAAAGAGTTATCTTCACAATCTGAACTTGATTTACGTATGAAAAGTGGAGAATTAGCTGTTGCTATTGTTATCCCTCCAGGATTTGGTAAAAAACTACTCCGTGGAGAATCTGTAGAAGTTTCAGCTTGGGTGGATGGTGCGATGCCTTTTAGAGCCGAGACAATTAGCGGTTATTTATTAGGAATGCATTATGATTATATTCAAAAATTAGTTATGCAAACTTATGGAATAACACCAGCACTTAGTTCGGCAAATATTGAAATGAGATATTGGTATAATCCTGATTTTAAAAGTATTTTTGCAATGGTTCCTGCTGTTATTCCTATTTTACTTATTTTTGTACCTGCTATTTTAATGGCACTTAGTGTTGTACGAGAAAAAGAAATGGGTTCTATTACAAACTTTTATGCAACTCCTGTTACAAAACTAGAATTTTTAATTGGTAAACAATTACCATATATATTAGTAAGTATGATAGGATTCTTTGGCTTGCTCTGTCTTGCTGTTTGGGTTTTTGCTGTGCCTATTAAAGGAAGTTTAATAACCTTTAGTTTTGCAGCATTACTTTATATTATTACAACTACAGGATTGGGTTTACTTATTTCTTCTTTTGCTAAAACGCAAATTGCAGCATTAGCAGGAACGGCGATATTAACACTTATTCCTACTATTAACTTTTCAGGACTAAAAGATCCTGTTAGTTCACTTGAAGGAATTGGTGCAATTATTGGTGCAATATTTCCTGTAACATATTTTATTAATATTAGTAGAGGACTTTTTAGTAAAGCTGTTGAAATATCTGCACTTTATCATGATTTATTAGCCTTATTTATTGCAATAATTATAATTACTCTTAGTAGTATTTTATTACTAAAAAAACAGGAGTTATAA
- the ppk2 gene encoding polyphosphate kinase 2, with protein sequence MKNKKTYKKELYDLQVELVKYQSYVIKKQLKVCLLFEGRDTAGKDGTIKRFTEHLSPREARVVALNKPSNRDTKSWYFQRYVPHLPEDGEIVFFNRSWYNRAGVEKVMGFCTQEQYVRFMQEVGSFEHLLTHSQIHFFKYYLDISKNAQKQRLASRRKDPLKQWKISPIDNKAQSMWNDYSKARDAMFSKTSFIYAPWYIVHTDCKKKARINVIKHFLSHVEYPNKDEEKLIYDTNIVFKFNVKYYEQDLITK encoded by the coding sequence ATGAAAAATAAAAAAACATATAAAAAAGAGCTTTATGATTTACAAGTTGAGTTAGTAAAGTATCAAAGTTATGTAATTAAAAAACAACTAAAAGTTTGCTTACTTTTTGAAGGTAGAGATACAGCAGGAAAAGATGGAACTATAAAACGTTTTACTGAACATTTAAGTCCTAGAGAAGCTAGAGTTGTTGCACTAAATAAACCTTCAAATAGAGATACAAAATCTTGGTATTTTCAACGATATGTTCCGCATTTACCAGAAGATGGTGAAATAGTTTTTTTTAATCGTAGTTGGTATAATCGTGCTGGAGTTGAAAAAGTTATGGGTTTTTGTACTCAAGAGCAGTATGTAAGATTTATGCAAGAAGTTGGTAGCTTTGAACATTTATTAACACATTCTCAAATTCATTTTTTCAAGTACTATCTTGATATTTCCAAAAATGCACAAAAACAACGACTTGCCTCAAGAAGAAAAGACCCACTAAAACAATGGAAAATAAGCCCAATTGATAATAAAGCACAAAGTATGTGGAATGATTATTCAAAAGCTAGAGATGCAATGTTTAGTAAAACAAGTTTCATCTATGCACCTTGGTATATTGTTCATACTGATTGTAAGAAAAAAGCTCGTATCAATGTTATTAAACACTTTTTAAGTCATGTAGAATATCCAAATAAAGATGAGGAAAAACTCATTTATGATACTAATATAGTTTTTAAATTCAATGTCAAATATTATGAACAAGATTTAATAACAAAATAG
- a CDS encoding potassium/proton antiporter — translation MATIELYLLITAFLMLLSVVASKLSTTFGIPSLFIFLGLGMLAGSDGILGIEFDNVELAQNIGTLALIFILFGGGLDTVWKSIKPVLKNGLMLATFGVLFTAFFVALCVYYLLDFTFLESLLLGAIISSTDAAAVFAILRAKGISLKKRLSPLLELESGSNDPMAIFLTVAILQIIMLPETSSASEWIFKFFLQFFIGGILGYLFGYLLPIILNRIHLSFYGLYPVFTIGWILLLFSSTSLLEGNGFLAVYMAGIVANTREFVHKKNLTGFHDGLSWIMQIAVFLALGLLVFPSELPDVAISGLAIALWLMFVARPAGVFLSTMFSSFTIKEKTFISWVGLRGAVPIILATYPYLQGFEKSNLIFNIVFFIVLFSILIQGATLPIVAKWLKVESKSKNFKAENVIASPLFYHTLKQFYIEEESKVIGLSIVELDLPADFLILLIKRENDYIKPTGSTLLEKNDMLLIQCNSDRKYKKVLKTFQTQKKAT, via the coding sequence ATGGCAACAATTGAATTATATTTATTAATTACCGCTTTTTTAATGTTGCTTAGTGTAGTTGCTAGTAAATTATCTACTACATTTGGAATACCATCATTATTTATATTTTTAGGACTTGGTATGCTAGCTGGTTCTGATGGAATTTTGGGTATTGAGTTTGACAATGTTGAATTAGCTCAAAATATTGGAACACTAGCATTAATTTTTATACTTTTTGGTGGTGGATTAGATACTGTTTGGAAATCTATTAAACCTGTTTTAAAAAATGGTTTAATGCTTGCAACTTTTGGAGTGTTGTTTACTGCATTTTTTGTAGCTTTATGTGTTTATTATTTATTAGATTTTACATTTTTAGAGTCATTATTACTTGGTGCAATTATTTCTTCAACAGATGCAGCAGCAGTTTTTGCAATTTTAAGAGCAAAAGGAATATCTTTAAAAAAGAGACTTTCTCCTCTTCTAGAACTTGAATCAGGAAGTAATGACCCTATGGCAATTTTTTTAACAGTTGCTATTTTACAAATTATAATGCTACCTGAAACATCAAGTGCTTCTGAGTGGATTTTCAAATTTTTCTTACAATTTTTTATTGGTGGAATTTTAGGATATTTATTTGGGTATTTATTACCAATTATTTTAAATAGAATTCACTTAAGTTTTTATGGTCTTTATCCTGTTTTTACAATTGGATGGATTTTACTTTTATTCTCTTCAACTTCATTACTAGAAGGAAATGGTTTCTTAGCTGTTTATATGGCGGGAATTGTAGCAAACACAAGAGAGTTTGTTCATAAAAAGAATTTAACTGGTTTTCACGATGGTTTATCTTGGATTATGCAAATTGCAGTTTTCCTAGCCCTTGGACTTTTAGTTTTTCCTTCTGAACTTCCTGATGTTGCAATATCTGGTTTAGCTATTGCTTTATGGTTAATGTTTGTAGCAAGACCTGCTGGAGTTTTTTTAAGTACAATGTTTTCATCATTTACTATTAAGGAAAAAACATTTATTTCGTGGGTTGGATTAAGAGGTGCTGTTCCAATTATTTTAGCAACATATCCATATTTACAAGGATTTGAAAAATCAAATTTGATTTTTAATATTGTATTTTTTATTGTTTTGTTTTCAATATTAATTCAAGGTGCAACACTTCCTATAGTAGCAAAATGGTTAAAAGTTGAATCAAAAAGTAAAAACTTTAAAGCTGAAAATGTTATTGCATCACCACTTTTTTATCATACATTAAAGCAGTTTTATATTGAAGAAGAATCTAAAGTTATTGGTTTAAGTATTGTTGAGCTTGATTTACCAGCTGATTTTTTAATTCTTTTAATAAAAAGAGAAAATGATTATATTAAACCAACAGGTTCAACTCTTTTAGAGAAAAATGATATGTTATTAATTCAATGTAATAGTGATAGAAAATACAAAAAAGTTCTAAAGACTTTTCAAACACAAAAGAAAGCAACTTAG
- a CDS encoding TolC family protein: protein MKKLIISLFLMSFFLLTLEASVNIAVLSDSKSQFKKETALKLKQELQDLTNGEFKISFPRSKQFYGDFSTVDLKKHLKDLQEDSKVDMIITIGLRASQIARKSKLQNKAVFAPFIFQTITPKKDESGIKNFNYLRVDISFKDELERFLEVTNFSNLSIMIDEDLYQSFPKAIKHIKTIANEKRINLNFIRQKNPNDNLIDKIPTNSDAIMIAALPQITKKAKEELINGLILKKLPSYSLTPEINVEEGILASSINQDKFKRRLRKLSLNIQAVLRGEKASKQDILFKEKHNLTINMQTARSIDVYPNFKLLRDIKLLNEEQKNIKALTLEQIAKEAVQNNLSIISGKLGVKASEQTIEEVKSVFYPQITASLDYSQLNDDNIYVETGFYAQKTSEASISLQQILFSEKALANLEIQKELQISKEAQQEALELEVIKQATTLYLKVLVSKTYTKIASDNLALTQRNLKLAKSRVSSGASDRSDLYYWESKISSTKQNLLDAKANVSKVKDLLKRILHRPLEENISIASISLEQLHKLIGNQRLIKEVANEKSYKQMANFFIKHALKNAPELKSLNANLSAQRRQLLSQERDYYTPSVILAGEVNHVFDEQRTIDSFSLENDTNWQAVVKLSLPLYEGGAKNARKQRTQLQLQQLQSKYLDQIEGIKRNIWEDMHAIKASYPSIELSKQAAQSAQKSFELISANYAKGTRAMTDLLISQNAKLAADSASANAVYQFLIDFTKLQRDIASFDFFLNRKGYNTLAHTLETTLKTNKE, encoded by the coding sequence ATGAAAAAGTTAATAATTTCACTGTTTCTAATGAGTTTTTTTCTACTAACACTTGAAGCTTCTGTTAATATTGCAGTTTTAAGTGATAGCAAAAGTCAATTCAAAAAAGAGACAGCTCTAAAACTTAAACAAGAACTACAAGACCTAACAAATGGTGAATTTAAAATAAGCTTTCCAAGATCAAAGCAATTCTATGGAGATTTTTCTACTGTTGATTTGAAAAAGCACCTAAAAGATTTACAAGAAGATTCTAAAGTAGATATGATTATTACTATTGGTTTACGTGCAAGCCAAATAGCTCGTAAAAGCAAACTACAAAACAAAGCAGTTTTTGCTCCTTTTATTTTTCAAACTATTACACCTAAAAAAGATGAAAGTGGAATAAAAAACTTTAATTATTTAAGAGTTGATATATCATTTAAAGATGAACTTGAAAGATTTTTAGAAGTTACAAATTTTTCAAACTTATCTATTATGATAGATGAAGATCTTTATCAAAGTTTTCCAAAAGCAATAAAACATATTAAAACTATTGCAAATGAAAAAAGAATTAATCTTAATTTTATTCGTCAAAAAAATCCAAATGATAACTTGATAGATAAAATTCCTACAAACAGTGATGCAATTATGATTGCAGCTCTTCCACAAATAACTAAAAAGGCAAAAGAAGAACTAATAAATGGATTGATTTTGAAAAAACTCCCTTCTTATAGTTTAACACCTGAAATTAATGTTGAAGAAGGGATTTTAGCTTCATCTATAAATCAAGATAAATTTAAAAGACGTTTAAGAAAACTTAGTTTAAATATCCAAGCGGTACTTCGTGGAGAAAAAGCTAGTAAACAAGATATTTTATTTAAAGAAAAGCATAATCTTACAATTAATATGCAAACAGCTAGAAGTATTGATGTTTATCCAAATTTTAAACTATTAAGAGATATTAAACTTTTAAATGAAGAACAAAAGAATATTAAAGCTTTAACATTAGAACAAATAGCAAAAGAAGCAGTTCAAAATAATTTATCTATCATAAGTGGAAAATTAGGTGTTAAAGCAAGTGAACAAACAATTGAAGAGGTAAAATCTGTATTTTATCCACAAATTACAGCTAGCTTGGATTATTCACAATTAAATGATGATAATATCTATGTTGAAACTGGTTTTTATGCGCAAAAAACTTCAGAAGCTTCTATTAGCTTACAACAAATACTCTTTTCTGAAAAAGCCCTAGCAAACTTAGAAATACAAAAAGAGTTACAAATATCAAAAGAAGCACAGCAAGAAGCACTAGAATTGGAAGTAATAAAACAAGCTACAACACTTTATTTAAAAGTATTAGTAAGTAAAACTTATACAAAAATTGCAAGTGATAATTTAGCTCTAACACAAAGAAATCTTAAACTTGCAAAAAGTCGTGTTTCATCAGGTGCATCAGATCGTTCGGATCTTTATTATTGGGAAAGTAAAATAAGTAGTACAAAACAAAATCTTTTAGATGCAAAAGCAAATGTTTCAAAAGTTAAAGACCTTTTAAAACGTATTTTACATCGTCCTTTAGAAGAAAATATTTCTATTGCTTCAATCAGTCTTGAACAATTACATAAATTAATAGGAAATCAACGACTTATAAAAGAAGTGGCAAATGAAAAAAGCTATAAACAAATGGCAAACTTTTTTATTAAACACGCACTAAAAAATGCACCTGAATTAAAAAGTCTAAATGCTAATTTATCAGCTCAAAGAAGACAACTTTTATCACAAGAACGTGATTATTATACACCTAGTGTGATTTTAGCTGGTGAAGTAAATCATGTTTTTGATGAACAAAGAACAATAGATAGCTTTTCTCTTGAAAATGATACAAACTGGCAAGCTGTTGTTAAACTTTCATTACCACTTTATGAAGGTGGTGCAAAAAATGCTAGAAAACAACGAACGCAATTACAATTACAACAGCTTCAATCAAAATATTTAGACCAAATAGAGGGCATAAAAAGAAATATCTGGGAAGATATGCACGCTATAAAAGCTAGTTATCCTTCTATTGAATTATCAAAACAAGCCGCACAATCTGCACAAAAAAGTTTTGAACTTATAAGTGCAAACTATGCAAAAGGAACACGAGCTATGACTGACCTTTTGATTTCACAAAATGCAAAACTAGCAGCAGATAGTGCATCAGCAAATGCGGTATATCAATTTTTAATTGATTTTACAAAACTACAACGAGATATTGCTTCTTTTGATTTTTTCCTTAACCGTAAGGGATATAATACATTAGCTCATACTTTAGAAACAACACTTAAAACAAATAAGGAGTAA
- the thiI gene encoding tRNA uracil 4-sulfurtransferase ThiI, with the protein MDKPQVKTQKFIIKFFPEIMIKGSSAKKQMINQLFNNLTKLLKQINEEINLRKFFDKIEVVCPIDLVTEVRIKLLETPGVEQILEALQFDKITTLDQIKVTVNEAMHQEIEGKTFVVRAKRSGTHDFKSTQIEQTVGGYMLAHNNTKGVDLRTAEVTIKIELVDNQLNIITSRYKALGGFPLGTQGDILSLMSGGFDSTVASYLTMKRGIKTHFIFFNLGGIAHEIGVKQVALYLWSKFGASHEVSFISVPFDDVVTEIFRSTAESYMGVTLKRLMLKASEKIADEMGIDALLTGESVAQVSSQTLRNLALIDQFTNKLILRPLSTMNKPEIMGIADEIGTRRFAETMPEYCGVISKNPITHGSYKRMEEESRKFDYTVLDKAVENAVSIKVHEIVNDISDIGQMEIISDLSSEDFTVIDIRQSDDCIETSVETLKIPFFKLKSEFKKLPQDKQYLFYCDKGILSQLHAQYLRDAENFTNIRVYRP; encoded by the coding sequence ATGGATAAACCGCAAGTTAAAACACAAAAATTTATAATTAAATTTTTCCCAGAGATTATGATAAAAGGATCATCTGCTAAAAAGCAAATGATTAACCAACTTTTTAATAATCTTACTAAACTTTTAAAACAAATCAATGAGGAGATTAACCTACGAAAATTTTTTGATAAAATTGAAGTAGTATGTCCTATTGATTTAGTTACAGAAGTTAGAATCAAACTACTAGAAACACCAGGAGTTGAACAAATTCTTGAAGCTTTACAGTTTGATAAAATAACTACTTTAGATCAAATAAAAGTAACAGTAAATGAAGCAATGCACCAAGAAATAGAAGGTAAAACTTTTGTAGTTCGTGCAAAGCGTTCAGGAACTCATGATTTTAAATCTACTCAAATAGAACAAACTGTTGGTGGATATATGCTAGCACATAATAATACTAAAGGTGTAGATTTAAGAACAGCAGAAGTTACAATCAAAATTGAACTTGTTGATAATCAATTAAATATTATTACATCAAGATATAAAGCTCTTGGCGGTTTTCCTCTAGGAACACAAGGTGATATTTTATCTTTAATGTCAGGTGGATTTGATTCTACAGTTGCCTCATATCTTACTATGAAAAGAGGAATTAAAACACACTTTATTTTCTTTAATTTAGGTGGAATTGCTCATGAAATTGGTGTAAAACAAGTTGCTTTATATTTATGGAGTAAATTCGGAGCTTCACATGAAGTATCTTTTATATCAGTACCATTTGATGATGTAGTTACTGAAATATTTAGATCAACTGCTGAATCTTATATGGGTGTAACTTTAAAAAGATTGATGCTAAAAGCTTCTGAGAAAATAGCTGATGAAATGGGAATTGATGCACTTTTAACAGGTGAAAGTGTTGCACAAGTATCAAGCCAAACTTTACGAAATTTAGCTTTAATAGACCAATTTACAAATAAACTTATCTTAAGACCATTATCTACTATGAATAAACCTGAAATTATGGGTATTGCAGATGAAATTGGTACAAGAAGATTTGCAGAAACTATGCCTGAATATTGTGGTGTAATCTCAAAAAATCCTATTACACACGGTTCATATAAAAGAATGGAAGAAGAATCACGAAAATTTGATTATACAGTTTTAGATAAAGCAGTTGAAAATGCTGTTAGTATAAAAGTTCATGAAATTGTAAATGATATTTCAGATATTGGACAAATGGAAATAATAAGTGATTTAAGTAGTGAAGATTTTACAGTTATTGATATTAGACAAAGTGATGATTGTATAGAAACTTCAGTTGAAACTCTTAAAATCCCATTTTTTAAATTAAAAAGCGAATTCAAAAAATTACCACAAGATAAACAATACTTATTTTATTGTGATAAAGGTATTTTAAGCCAACTACACGCTCAATATCTAAGAGATGCAGAGAACTTTACAAATATAAGAGTTTATAGACCATAA
- a CDS encoding HlyD family secretion protein produces MKKIIYLILIVIVAIGAKFAYDYMNKPSALEGFAFGNGRIETTQVDISTKLPGRLESVLVKEGDMVKKGDVLARLDSNELNAKLSQAKAQVEQTKQQKNYALALVRESQSTLNYSKKNLARAKALYIDDNIPLANLQESQTAVERAKAALEAAKVQVISADASIKAAQAQVKTIQVNIDDSTLYSPINGRVLYRLVEEGEVVGSGGKILSVLELTDTFMTIFLPTSQAGLVDIGSKARIVLDALPNLAIPATVSFISPQAQFTPKEIETQSEREKLMFRVKVKINPLLLSQHLKKIKTGLPGIAYIRLDETKPWPQMLSNVAKIK; encoded by the coding sequence ATGAAAAAAATTATCTATCTTATACTTATAGTAATAGTTGCCATTGGTGCTAAATTTGCTTATGATTATATGAATAAACCTTCAGCTTTAGAGGGATTTGCCTTTGGTAATGGAAGAATAGAGACAACGCAAGTTGATATTTCTACTAAACTTCCAGGAAGACTAGAATCTGTTTTAGTTAAAGAAGGTGATATGGTAAAAAAAGGTGATGTTCTTGCACGACTTGATAGTAATGAACTAAATGCAAAATTATCACAAGCAAAAGCTCAAGTTGAACAAACAAAACAACAAAAAAACTATGCACTTGCACTTGTACGTGAAAGTCAAAGTACATTAAATTATAGTAAAAAAAATCTAGCACGTGCAAAAGCACTTTATATAGATGATAATATTCCTTTAGCTAACTTACAAGAAAGTCAAACAGCAGTAGAACGTGCTAAAGCAGCCTTAGAAGCTGCAAAAGTACAAGTAATAAGTGCTGATGCTAGTATTAAAGCAGCACAAGCACAAGTTAAAACTATTCAAGTAAATATAGATGATAGTACACTTTATTCACCTATTAACGGAAGAGTACTTTATCGTTTAGTAGAAGAAGGTGAAGTTGTAGGAAGTGGTGGAAAAATTCTTTCAGTTTTAGAACTTACTGATACTTTTATGACTATATTTTTACCTACATCTCAAGCTGGTTTAGTTGATATTGGTTCAAAAGCACGTATAGTATTAGATGCTTTACCTAATCTTGCAATTCCTGCAACAGTTAGTTTTATCTCTCCTCAAGCACAATTTACACCAAAAGAGATTGAAACACAAAGTGAGCGAGAAAAATTAATGTTTCGTGTAAAAGTTAAAATAAACCCTCTTTTACTTTCACAACATCTTAAAAAAATAAAAACAGGTCTTCCAGGAATTGCATATATTCGTTTAGATGAAACTAAACCTTGGCCACAAATGCTTAGTAATGTAGCGAAAATCAAATAA
- a CDS encoding ABC transporter permease, whose product MIKHLKNIFRLGIKEFQTLWRDKVMVILIAYIFSFAIYIDATSTSVEIHNASIVFVDQDHSSLSVRIVDAFYPPRFKKEGIVSQKEADNGMDEGTYTFAVIIPSGFEKKIINGKIANLQLNIDATRMTQAGIGAGYIQQIISKEVNVFLQKPTTVLPINLITRMKYNPNLQSTWFGSVMAIINYISMLSIMLAGAALIREREHGTLEHLMVLPINATEIMLAKVWSMGLVVLVAVIFALQFIVQGVLDVPIAGSIPLFLLGTTLILFATTSMGIFMGTVARTMPQFGLIFIMTIIPIMILSGTLTPFESMPKALQYLMHLVPTSHFVDFAQAVLYRGAGFNVVWIDMLWILLIGIVFFLLTLMIFRKSLESE is encoded by the coding sequence ATGATAAAGCATTTAAAAAATATTTTTCGTCTTGGAATTAAAGAGTTTCAAACATTATGGCGTGATAAAGTAATGGTAATTTTAATTGCTTATATTTTCTCTTTTGCTATTTATATTGATGCTACCTCAACATCTGTAGAAATTCATAATGCCTCTATTGTTTTTGTTGACCAAGATCATTCATCTCTTTCTGTACGCATTGTAGATGCATTTTATCCTCCACGTTTTAAAAAAGAAGGTATTGTTTCACAAAAAGAAGCAGATAATGGAATGGATGAAGGGACATATACCTTTGCTGTTATAATTCCTTCTGGTTTTGAGAAAAAGATAATTAATGGTAAAATAGCCAATTTACAACTAAATATTGATGCAACACGTATGACGCAAGCTGGTATTGGTGCTGGATATATTCAACAAATAATTTCAAAAGAAGTAAATGTATTTTTACAAAAACCTACAACAGTTTTACCTATTAATCTAATAACAAGAATGAAATATAATCCAAATTTACAAAGTACTTGGTTTGGTAGTGTAATGGCAATTATCAATTATATTTCAATGCTTTCAATTATGCTAGCAGGTGCTGCACTTATTAGAGAAAGAGAACACGGAACACTTGAACATCTTATGGTTTTACCTATTAATGCTACTGAAATTATGCTTGCTAAAGTATGGTCAATGGGACTTGTAGTACTTGTAGCTGTTATTTTCGCATTACAATTTATTGTTCAAGGAGTATTAGATGTACCAATAGCTGGTTCTATTCCTCTATTTTTATTAGGAACTACCTTAATTTTATTTGCTACTACATCTATGGGGATTTTTATGGGAACGGTTGCACGAACAATGCCTCAATTTGGTTTGATATTTATTATGACAATTATTCCTATTATGATTCTTTCAGGAACATTAACACCATTTGAAAGTATGCCCAAGGCTTTACAATATTTAATGCACCTAGTTCCAACGAGTCATTTTGTTGATTTTGCACAGGCGGTACTTTATAGAGGTGCTGGTTTTAATGTAGTATGGATAGATATGTTATGGATTTTATTAATTGGTATAGTATTTTTTCTTTTAACATTGATGATATTTAGAAAAAGTTTGGAGTCTGAATGA